From Bacillus pumilus, one genomic window encodes:
- a CDS encoding MFS transporter, translated as MRTGKKTMQKKGAGFGLFLTAPVLAWALYDFANTIFSSNMITIFFPFYLQETIGDSARMDQIASTFISYANALASIFLVIFTPLYGVLIDRTGKKKRYITVFTLICISCTFLMGIFAGIDFSSEWFGLPVSLLVVVTLFVIAKFFYHSSLVFYDTILPDLGTKDEIPLISGFGIAVGYLGTLVGLSVYLLVGNDQFHEAFIPTALLFFLFFLPFLFFVKDPHPLPQQEKKASFFSGYKEIIRTFKEMKQYKPAFIFMIAFFFMNDALQTAIAMMAVYAKIIIGFTAGQFILLYLVSTISSIIGSFLFGYITKAIGAKRSITVVYVILIVALILAVTATTEWVFWVAGSLFGISLGASWGASRILIIELTPKEKRGQFFGLFAFSGKVSSIIGPIIYGSVTLLFAEHGNLASRLALGSLLILAAIGLVIHQFVREKA; from the coding sequence TTGAGAACAGGAAAAAAGACCATGCAGAAAAAAGGGGCAGGCTTCGGGTTGTTTTTGACAGCACCCGTTTTGGCCTGGGCATTGTATGACTTTGCAAATACGATATTTTCATCCAATATGATCACCATTTTCTTCCCGTTCTACTTGCAGGAAACGATTGGAGACAGTGCGAGAATGGATCAGATCGCCAGTACGTTTATTTCTTATGCAAACGCACTAGCCAGCATTTTTCTCGTCATTTTTACACCATTATACGGGGTTCTGATCGATCGTACAGGAAAAAAGAAGCGCTACATCACAGTGTTTACTTTAATATGTATATCTTGTACGTTTTTGATGGGGATCTTTGCTGGAATTGATTTCTCAAGCGAATGGTTTGGGCTGCCTGTCTCCTTATTAGTAGTGGTCACCTTGTTTGTGATCGCAAAATTTTTCTATCACTCGAGCCTAGTGTTTTATGACACCATTCTGCCCGATCTTGGGACAAAGGATGAAATACCGCTTATTTCTGGGTTTGGCATTGCCGTTGGTTATTTAGGGACACTTGTCGGTCTCTCAGTTTATTTACTTGTTGGCAATGACCAATTTCATGAAGCATTTATTCCGACAGCGCTTTTATTCTTTCTCTTTTTCCTGCCCTTTCTCTTTTTTGTAAAAGACCCTCATCCGCTGCCGCAGCAAGAGAAAAAGGCGTCATTTTTCAGCGGGTATAAAGAAATTATTCGCACGTTTAAAGAGATGAAGCAATACAAGCCGGCTTTTATCTTTATGATTGCTTTCTTTTTTATGAATGATGCCTTACAGACAGCGATTGCGATGATGGCTGTTTATGCCAAAATCATCATTGGCTTTACCGCTGGGCAATTTATTCTGCTTTATCTGGTGTCGACCATTTCAAGTATCATTGGCTCCTTTCTATTTGGATATATCACAAAGGCGATTGGGGCAAAGCGCTCGATTACAGTCGTGTATGTGATTTTGATCGTGGCCCTGATTTTGGCTGTGACAGCCACAACGGAATGGGTTTTCTGGGTGGCCGGCAGTTTATTCGGAATTTCACTCGGCGCAAGCTGGGGGGCATCACGAATATTGATAATTGAGCTGACACCTAAGGAAAAGAGAGGACAGTTCTTTGGTCTCTTTGCATTCTCAGGGAAGGTGTCTTCCATTATTGGACCCATCATTTATGGCTCAGTCACTCTGCTGTTTGCAGAGCACGGAAATCTCGCAAGCCGTCTTGCACTAGGGTCTTTACTCATTCTTGCAGCGATAGGACTTGTGATTCATCAATTCGTACGAGAGAAAGCGTAA
- a CDS encoding RDD family protein, translating into METNITEPHIQEKKHPELAGVGYRFLAHLLDGVIISVPYAFIMFILFTLFFVSSPEAAFMLEDDSYYYSTTVMTDEEWAVIMGLIFFYVASILIGIVLTWLYYAIMEASKLQGTLGKMALGIKVTKVTGEKITFGRATGRFFAKVFLSPILCIGYIIAFFTEKKQALHDLIASTIVVKK; encoded by the coding sequence ATGGAAACAAACATAACAGAACCACACATTCAAGAAAAGAAGCATCCTGAGCTAGCAGGCGTGGGCTACCGCTTTCTTGCCCACCTTTTGGACGGCGTCATTATCAGTGTTCCTTATGCCTTCATCATGTTTATTTTGTTCACACTCTTTTTTGTCTCAAGCCCAGAGGCAGCATTTATGCTAGAGGATGACAGCTATTACTATTCCACAACCGTCATGACGGATGAAGAATGGGCTGTCATTATGGGACTTATCTTTTTCTACGTAGCATCGATCTTAATCGGTATCGTGTTGACATGGCTTTATTACGCTATTATGGAAGCATCAAAACTGCAAGGAACTCTTGGTAAGATGGCTCTTGGGATCAAAGTGACAAAAGTAACGGGCGAAAAAATAACATTCGGACGAGCAACTGGCCGCTTTTTTGCAAAAGTCTTTTTGTCTCCAATCTTATGTATTGGGTACATCATTGCCTTTTTCACAGAGAAAAAACAAGCGCTTCACGATTTAATTGCAAGTACGATTGTTGTGAAGAAATAA